One Parageobacillus sp. KH3-4 genomic region harbors:
- a CDS encoding cache domain-containing protein, with translation MNWIQSRIFWKIYIINLVVIFALLALMFIIARMSLPEITKEQYRYITDKTVLRMKEQIVQIGEDLHKLEQYVQNDPHFRMNDAKKWSEGLEHIIKISPYIDSATVLDSNGYVKGVYPNDLGHLLNYNLSKREYFQQALRTKKAYFSDVVSADTGRYLLVISVPVLNERNEVERVVNLSMRIVQNHLFRSIVQSFQIGEHGYTFIVDRNGNIISHPSKKRIGDNIAENAVVQKLLRGQSGYEEVVNTEGVAMFASYAHIPILQWGVVAQVPVSEIYKPYALFEKALWFASIAAFFILSLLTALYAQQIVHPLRRLCEVAEAVAKGKKHVRADETDQTEIGLLAKRFNYMIDSIQQSEELLRKSEKLAVVGELAAGVAHEIRNPLTSLKGFIQLLKEGERNQTYFDIIEAELERLNEIVDGFLLLGKPNATIKKAYSHVSEMLQHVMKLLEGQALLHHVTVQCFVDEQLPPLYCDENQLKQVFINIIKNAIEAMPNGGILRIEAKQRLDSILICIADEGCGIPKERMAKLGEPFYSTKEKGTGLGLMVSFKIVEAHGGKMNIHSEEGKGTTVCLLFPISSKREG, from the coding sequence ATGAATTGGATACAGTCACGTATTTTTTGGAAAATTTATATTATTAATTTAGTTGTTATTTTTGCTTTGCTAGCTTTAATGTTTATAATCGCTCGGATGTCTTTGCCTGAAATTACAAAAGAGCAGTATCGGTACATAACGGATAAAACCGTTTTGCGAATGAAAGAACAAATTGTGCAAATTGGGGAGGATTTACATAAGTTGGAGCAATACGTGCAAAATGATCCGCATTTCCGGATGAACGATGCCAAGAAATGGTCAGAAGGGCTTGAACATATTATTAAAATTTCTCCTTACATTGATAGCGCTACTGTATTAGATTCGAACGGATATGTGAAAGGGGTTTACCCTAATGACTTGGGCCATCTATTAAACTATAACTTAAGTAAGCGCGAATACTTCCAACAAGCGTTGCGAACGAAAAAAGCTTACTTCAGCGATGTCGTCTCCGCTGATACAGGACGTTATTTGCTCGTCATTTCTGTCCCTGTTTTAAATGAACGGAATGAAGTGGAGAGAGTCGTCAACTTATCGATGCGAATTGTACAAAATCATCTATTTCGATCCATTGTTCAAAGTTTTCAAATTGGGGAACACGGCTATACATTCATCGTCGATCGCAATGGGAACATTATTTCTCATCCATCGAAAAAACGAATTGGCGATAATATCGCTGAAAATGCCGTTGTACAAAAATTGCTCCGGGGACAATCAGGCTATGAAGAAGTCGTCAATACGGAAGGAGTGGCGATGTTTGCTTCCTATGCGCACATTCCGATTTTACAATGGGGGGTGGTTGCGCAAGTGCCTGTTTCGGAAATTTATAAACCTTATGCGTTGTTTGAAAAGGCGCTGTGGTTTGCTTCTATTGCAGCATTTTTCATTTTATCGCTTTTAACAGCGCTCTACGCCCAGCAAATTGTTCATCCGCTTCGCCGGTTGTGTGAGGTGGCAGAAGCGGTCGCAAAAGGGAAAAAACATGTTCGCGCAGACGAAACCGATCAAACGGAAATTGGTTTGCTCGCTAAGCGTTTCAATTACATGATTGATTCTATTCAACAGTCGGAAGAACTGTTGCGGAAATCGGAAAAATTAGCGGTTGTCGGTGAATTGGCGGCGGGGGTTGCCCATGAAATCCGCAATCCATTAACATCGCTGAAAGGGTTTATTCAGCTCTTAAAAGAGGGAGAACGCAATCAGACGTATTTCGATATTATTGAAGCGGAATTAGAGCGATTAAATGAAATTGTCGACGGGTTTTTGCTGCTTGGAAAGCCGAATGCAACAATAAAAAAAGCATACAGTCACGTATCGGAAATGTTGCAACATGTGATGAAGCTTCTGGAAGGACAAGCGCTGTTGCATCATGTGACGGTTCAATGTTTCGTTGATGAACAGCTTCCGCCGCTTTATTGTGATGAAAATCAATTGAAACAAGTGTTCATCAACATCATCAAAAACGCAATTGAAGCGATGCCAAATGGCGGAATATTACGGATCGAAGCGAAACAACGACTAGATTCGATTCTCATTTGCATCGCAGACGAAGGCTGCGGCATTCCGAAAGAGCGAATGGCCAAGCTCGGTGAACCGTTCTACAGTACAAAAGAAAAAGGGACAGGATTAGGGTTAATGGTGAGCTTTAAAATTGTGGAAGCGCATGGTGGCAAAATGAACATTCATAGTGAAGAAGGAAAAGGAACGACCGTGTGTCTGCTTTTTCCCATTTCCTCAAAACGGGAGGGCTGA
- a CDS encoding DUF5082 domain-containing protein, which produces MASLSESIEQEVKRRAYEAMMDYLKSYQGQVEEAIGEFRHGTHAFYHASAENVPHWQGEPGKAHEPISGNLRQMIDATADGLLYEISREIAQIRRKIEERQ; this is translated from the coding sequence ATGGCGTCTTTATCGGAATCGATCGAACAAGAAGTGAAACGCAGGGCCTATGAGGCGATGATGGATTATCTTAAGTCTTATCAGGGGCAGGTCGAAGAAGCAATCGGGGAATTTCGACATGGGACTCATGCATTTTATCACGCAAGTGCCGAGAATGTCCCGCATTGGCAAGGAGAGCCGGGGAAAGCGCATGAGCCGATATCCGGGAACTTGCGGCAAATGATTGATGCAACGGCAGATGGTCTTCTTTATGAAATAAGCAGGGAAATCGCCCAAATTCGTCGAAAGATAGAGGAACGGCAATGA
- a CDS encoding amino acid permease: MKPGVVIAAAGDSTMALWAWAIGGIITLASGLTIAEVSAKIPKTGGLYAYIEEVYGKFWSFLCGWVQTIIYGPAVIGALGLYFGSLFAGVFGFPKQAETWIGILAVLFLALINILGTQYGGAVQSLLTLAKLLPIFLIIVFGMVQGDVPVLGMESENNRTISMGAAVLATLWAYDGWMNVGFVAGEMKNPAKTLPKAIITGIVIVTLCYLAVNIAILHVLPASKIVELGPNAAKEAATLLFGDVGGKMIAIGILISIFGCLNGKILTFPRMPFAMAEDGLFPGARFLTRVHPTFHTPVQAIVLQVAIAVTMMLMTSPDRLSDIAIFSVFSFYGLAFYAVFLLRKNQKPDHSLYKVPLYPVTPVVAIAGAIYIIGSTVIHQPLDAFLSVLITLSGIPIYWSLTTKHKNKTAKKAS; this comes from the coding sequence ATGAAACCAGGCGTTGTTATCGCCGCTGCTGGTGATTCGACAATGGCCCTATGGGCATGGGCCATCGGTGGCATCATTACATTAGCGAGCGGTTTAACGATCGCAGAAGTGAGCGCAAAAATTCCGAAAACCGGAGGGTTGTATGCTTATATCGAAGAGGTGTACGGAAAGTTTTGGAGCTTTTTATGCGGATGGGTGCAAACAATCATCTACGGCCCAGCGGTGATCGGAGCGCTCGGATTATACTTTGGTTCGTTATTTGCAGGGGTGTTCGGTTTTCCAAAACAGGCGGAAACATGGATCGGCATTTTAGCTGTTCTTTTTCTTGCACTCATTAACATACTAGGAACACAATATGGCGGAGCAGTTCAAAGCTTGTTAACATTAGCAAAACTGCTTCCGATCTTCCTAATTATCGTGTTTGGAATGGTTCAAGGAGATGTGCCTGTGCTTGGAATGGAAAGTGAAAACAACCGAACAATCAGCATGGGCGCTGCTGTGTTAGCAACGCTTTGGGCATACGACGGCTGGATGAACGTCGGATTTGTGGCAGGCGAAATGAAAAATCCAGCAAAAACGTTACCAAAAGCTATTATTACTGGAATTGTCATTGTCACACTCTGCTACTTAGCTGTCAATATCGCTATCCTTCACGTGCTTCCTGCTAGTAAAATTGTTGAGCTTGGCCCGAACGCCGCAAAAGAAGCCGCGACGTTACTATTTGGCGATGTAGGCGGAAAAATGATTGCGATCGGCATTTTAATTTCTATCTTTGGTTGTTTAAATGGAAAAATTTTGACATTCCCTCGTATGCCGTTTGCGATGGCAGAAGATGGGCTGTTCCCTGGCGCTCGTTTCTTGACACGCGTTCACCCGACGTTTCACACTCCTGTTCAAGCAATCGTTTTACAAGTAGCGATCGCTGTGACTATGATGTTAATGACCAGCCCTGATCGCTTGAGTGATATTGCTATTTTTAGTGTTTTCTCCTTTTACGGCTTAGCATTTTACGCTGTATTTTTATTGCGGAAAAATCAAAAGCCTGATCATTCGTTATATAAAGTGCCTTTATATCCTGTAACGCCTGTTGTTGCGATCGCAGGAGCAATTTACATTATTGGAAGCACCGTCATCCATCAGCCGCTCGATGCTTTTCTTTCTGTGTTAATCACATTGTCGGGAATTCCTATTTATTGGAGTCTTACAACCAAACACAAAAATAAAACGGCGAAAAAAGCAAGCTAA
- a CDS encoding PTS sugar transporter subunit IIB: MKKILVVCGNGLGSSFIIEMNVKNVLKEMGIEAEVSHTDLATSKTEKADLYLGAKDLVEALDDGTRNVAKLTNILDLDELREALKKHL, from the coding sequence ATGAAAAAAATTCTCGTTGTTTGCGGAAATGGGCTGGGAAGCAGTTTTATCATCGAAATGAATGTCAAAAACGTGTTGAAAGAGATGGGAATTGAAGCTGAAGTTTCCCATACTGATTTAGCAACGAGCAAAACAGAAAAAGCAGATCTGTATTTAGGGGCAAAAGATTTAGTCGAGGCACTTGATGACGGCACGCGCAATGTGGCCAAACTGACAAACATTCTTGATCTTGATGAATTAAGAGAGGCACTAAAAAAACATTTGTGA
- a CDS encoding PTS ascorbate transporter subunit IIC — MFDFIMKDILGSPAILVGLFAFLGLLLQKKSFPDIVSGTLKTIMGFVILSGGANILIGSLNVFGKMFEKAFHIKGVIPNNEAIVAIAQQTFGKETAMIMLFGMIVNILIARFTRFKYIFLTGHHTLFMACLISAVFATGGVTGVPLVIVGSIILGSLMVLMPAILQPYMREVTGTDQIALGHFGSIGYFTSAWIGKRLGNKAQSTEDIKVPKSLGFLRDTSVAMSLTMVILFFIVAPFAGKQFIEKELSGGVNFLVFSLMQGITFAAGVYVVLAGVRMLIAEIVPAFKGIADKVVQDAKPALDCPAVFPYAPNAVIVGFLSSFAAGIISMFILPLVGLKVIVPGLIPHFFTGAAAGVFGNATGGRRGAIFGAFANGILISFLPALLLPVLGSLGFEGTTFGDSDFGIVGILLGYLIKLFS, encoded by the coding sequence ATGTTTGATTTCATTATGAAGGATATATTAGGCTCGCCGGCGATTTTAGTCGGATTGTTTGCGTTCCTTGGTCTGTTGCTGCAAAAGAAAAGCTTTCCTGATATCGTCTCCGGCACGCTAAAAACAATTATGGGATTTGTTATTCTCAGCGGCGGTGCCAACATTTTAATCGGCTCGTTAAACGTTTTTGGGAAAATGTTTGAAAAAGCCTTCCATATTAAAGGAGTGATTCCGAATAACGAGGCGATTGTTGCCATTGCCCAACAAACGTTCGGTAAAGAAACTGCGATGATTATGTTATTTGGAATGATTGTCAATATTCTCATTGCGCGATTTACTCGTTTTAAATATATTTTCTTAACTGGGCATCATACGTTATTCATGGCTTGCTTAATTTCCGCTGTATTTGCTACTGGTGGAGTCACTGGAGTTCCGCTTGTCATCGTTGGTTCAATTATTCTTGGAAGTTTGATGGTGTTGATGCCGGCGATTCTTCAACCTTACATGCGGGAAGTTACGGGAACGGACCAAATCGCTTTAGGCCATTTCGGCTCCATCGGTTATTTTACTTCGGCGTGGATCGGAAAGCGTCTTGGAAACAAAGCGCAATCCACGGAAGATATTAAAGTGCCGAAATCATTAGGATTCCTTCGCGATACATCGGTTGCGATGTCCCTGACAATGGTCATCTTATTCTTCATTGTCGCTCCATTTGCTGGAAAGCAATTTATAGAGAAAGAGTTAAGCGGCGGCGTGAACTTCCTTGTCTTCTCCCTGATGCAAGGAATTACATTTGCCGCAGGGGTATACGTCGTATTGGCGGGAGTACGGATGCTCATAGCTGAAATTGTCCCGGCGTTTAAGGGGATTGCGGATAAAGTGGTGCAAGACGCCAAGCCAGCGCTCGACTGTCCGGCTGTATTTCCTTACGCCCCAAATGCCGTCATCGTCGGTTTTTTATCCAGCTTTGCCGCGGGGATTATTTCGATGTTTATTTTGCCGCTCGTCGGCTTAAAAGTCATTGTTCCTGGGCTAATTCCGCACTTTTTCACAGGAGCAGCTGCCGGCGTATTCGGCAACGCTACAGGTGGTAGAAGGGGCGCCATTTTCGGGGCATTTGCCAACGGAATTTTAATTTCCTTCTTGCCGGCACTTTTGCTCCCAGTTCTTGGCTCGCTCGGATTTGAAGGGACGACGTTCGGAGATTCGGATTTTGGAATTGTTGGGATTTTGTTAGGATATTTAATCAAACTGTTTTCATAA
- a CDS encoding pre-toxin TG domain-containing protein, with protein sequence MTTIRVKPEELEIVAKHIPDAEEACRRARTSLSWTLPSLAMEIPGIGSAAIRELTDELIHWLDRYGEKLNEAEELLYQTAASIRQADQTLADNIKEFGLELLGWYDLQRLFGEYDPVTGERISGWDRLVAGGMLLLSVIPPAKGAGVAGKAVIKGAKAAETAVDVSKLVSQTKNVLNYNKIKPFFQTIYHQVIKGPITETIRSFKQQWENFHENVGSVLQGPRLAADGVGVVPSGRVIGIAEESASSVRFSMSQAVDGVVDKGNAVGDKVVKNEADIIAERAKNLDLTPRETPYKIMGSKKMKILNEKVKNRTITREEWKQLEWNKRFKRRRDRGVDNFWEQEKVRVMNGNPTRNWTPEQIKDILNGNIPKHNGKPIIGHHAYSASKYPQIADKGEIIYPVTFREHLYRWHGGNYRDSLPGRPINDSIPNDF encoded by the coding sequence ATGACGACGATTCGAGTCAAACCAGAAGAGCTGGAAATAGTAGCAAAGCATATCCCCGATGCAGAAGAAGCCTGCCGTCGTGCGCGGACCTCTCTTTCTTGGACACTGCCTTCTTTAGCCATGGAGATTCCCGGCATCGGCTCTGCCGCCATCCGCGAGCTTACAGACGAACTGATTCATTGGCTCGACCGCTATGGAGAAAAGCTGAATGAAGCGGAGGAACTGCTGTATCAGACGGCCGCGTCCATCAGACAGGCAGACCAAACGCTTGCCGACAACATAAAAGAATTCGGCTTAGAGCTTCTTGGCTGGTATGACTTGCAGCGATTATTTGGAGAATACGATCCAGTGACTGGAGAACGGATTTCAGGATGGGACCGCCTGGTTGCGGGAGGAATGTTATTGTTGTCCGTCATTCCTCCAGCCAAAGGAGCGGGTGTCGCCGGTAAAGCCGTGATCAAAGGAGCGAAAGCGGCGGAAACAGCGGTGGATGTTTCCAAATTGGTCTCGCAAACAAAAAACGTCCTCAATTATAATAAAATCAAACCGTTCTTCCAAACGATCTATCACCAAGTCATCAAAGGACCAATCACCGAAACAATCCGGTCATTCAAACAGCAATGGGAGAACTTTCACGAAAATGTTGGCTCTGTCCTGCAGGGACCGCGGCTAGCCGCCGATGGAGTTGGAGTGGTGCCAAGTGGACGGGTGATAGGAATCGCTGAAGAATCCGCCAGCTCGGTGCGCTTTTCGATGAGTCAAGCGGTGGATGGTGTGGTGGATAAGGGAAATGCTGTAGGCGATAAGGTAGTAAAAAATGAGGCCGATATTATAGCAGAAAGAGCAAAAAATTTGGATTTAACCCCAAGGGAAACACCGTACAAGATTATGGGTAGTAAGAAAATGAAGATATTAAATGAAAAGGTCAAAAATAGAACAATAACACGAGAAGAATGGAAACAATTGGAATGGAACAAGAGGTTTAAAAGAAGAAGGGATAGGGGTGTAGATAATTTTTGGGAACAAGAAAAAGTTCGGGTAATGAACGGTAATCCGACTAGAAATTGGACGCCAGAACAAATCAAAGACATTTTGAATGGAAATATACCAAAACACAATGGAAAGCCTATAATTGGTCATCATGCATATAGTGCTTCTAAGTATCCACAAATAGCTGACAAAGGGGAAATTATTTATCCAGTTACTTTTAGAGAACACTTGTATCGTTGGCATGGTGGTAATTATCGAGATAGTCTTCCTGGGAGACCAATAAACGATTCAATTCCAAATGATTTTTAA
- a CDS encoding SDR family oxidoreductase, which produces MSIAVTGATGQLGGLVIQHLLKKVPASQIIAIARNVEKASSLADLGIEVRQGDYLEPESLQKAFAGASKLLFISSPDTDDTLRIVQHANVVKAARDAGVKHIAYTGYAFAEEAILPLAHVHLATEYAIRTTNIPYTFLRNALYTELFINEGLRASVESGAVVTNTGSGRINSVTRNDLALAAAAVLTEEGHENKTYNLVSNQPWNFDDLAQILSEVSGKKVVHQSVSFEEEKNILVNAGVPEPFAELTAAIYDAVSKGETSKTSDDLQKLIGSLTPLKETVKQALQM; this is translated from the coding sequence ATGTCAATTGCGGTTACTGGCGCTACTGGTCAACTCGGAGGTCTTGTGATTCAACATTTGCTCAAAAAAGTGCCAGCAAGTCAAATCATTGCCATTGCCCGTAATGTGGAAAAAGCCTCCTCTCTTGCCGATCTAGGAATTGAAGTTCGCCAAGGGGATTATCTGGAACCAGAATCTCTGCAAAAAGCTTTTGCTGGCGCTTCCAAGCTGCTCTTTATCTCCAGTCCAGACACTGATGATACGCTGCGTATCGTTCAACATGCAAATGTCGTAAAAGCAGCCAGAGATGCAGGGGTAAAACATATTGCTTATACCGGATATGCTTTTGCTGAAGAGGCAATATTACCGCTTGCCCATGTTCATTTAGCTACGGAATATGCCATTCGCACCACTAACATTCCGTATACTTTCTTACGCAATGCCTTATATACGGAACTTTTTATAAACGAAGGGCTGCGCGCATCCGTAGAGTCTGGAGCAGTGGTGACGAATACAGGAAGTGGAAGAATTAATTCGGTAACCCGCAATGATCTTGCCTTGGCTGCCGCGGCGGTTCTTACAGAGGAAGGACATGAAAACAAAACGTATAACCTGGTTTCCAATCAACCGTGGAACTTTGACGATCTAGCGCAAATTCTCTCTGAAGTTTCCGGCAAAAAAGTTGTGCACCAGTCCGTTTCATTTGAAGAAGAGAAAAATATTCTCGTAAACGCTGGCGTTCCTGAACCTTTTGCTGAACTTACGGCAGCGATTTATGACGCGGTTTCTAAAGGCGAAACGTCTAAAACGTCAGATGATCTGCAAAAACTTATCGGATCCTTAACACCTCTTAAAGAAACCGTAAAACAAGCTTTGCAAATGTAA